A region from the Pirellulales bacterium genome encodes:
- the eno gene encoding phosphopyruvate hydratase, whose translation MSEIISIHGRQILDSRGNPTIEVDVELSDGSFGRAAVPSGASTGVHEAWELRDGDKSQFLGKSVQKAVANVNEKLASELIGYDALDQAGLDHRMIELDGTENKKNLGANAILGVSLATAHAAAEFCGLPLFKYLGGAGARLLPAPMMNIVNGGAHADNAVDVQEFMVMPLGFTKFSDALRAGVETFHNLKSVLKAKKLNTNVGDEGGFAPDLRSNGEALDLIIEAIQKAGYKPGEQVAIAIDVASNELFDEKTKKYSVDGRELSSQEMVDFLAGWLAKYPIVSIEDAFSEDDWEGWKMLSQRLGDKVQLVGDDLFVTNTKRFQRGIDEHIANSILIKLNQIGTLTETIECIQLAARNGYTSIVSHRSGETEDSTLADLAVALGTGQIKTGSASRTDRMAKYNQLLRIEEELGDSAIYAGPLFKKR comes from the coding sequence ATGAGCGAAATTATCTCCATTCACGGCCGCCAAATTCTCGATAGCCGCGGCAACCCGACCATTGAAGTTGATGTAGAACTTTCCGACGGTTCCTTTGGCCGCGCCGCGGTTCCCAGCGGCGCTAGCACCGGCGTCCACGAAGCCTGGGAGCTGCGCGACGGCGACAAATCGCAATTCCTGGGCAAATCGGTCCAAAAGGCCGTGGCCAATGTGAACGAAAAACTCGCTTCCGAACTGATCGGCTACGATGCCCTCGATCAGGCCGGCCTTGACCACCGCATGATCGAACTCGACGGCACCGAAAACAAAAAAAACTTGGGCGCGAATGCCATCCTGGGCGTGTCTCTGGCCACGGCCCATGCGGCGGCGGAGTTTTGCGGCCTGCCGCTGTTCAAATATCTCGGCGGCGCCGGCGCACGGTTGTTGCCCGCGCCCATGATGAACATCGTCAACGGCGGCGCCCATGCCGATAACGCCGTCGACGTGCAGGAATTCATGGTCATGCCGCTGGGCTTTACCAAATTCAGCGACGCCTTACGGGCCGGCGTGGAAACTTTTCACAACCTGAAAAGCGTGCTCAAGGCCAAAAAGCTGAACACCAATGTCGGCGACGAAGGGGGCTTCGCTCCCGATTTGCGCAGCAACGGCGAAGCGCTCGATTTGATTATCGAAGCCATTCAAAAAGCCGGTTACAAGCCGGGCGAGCAAGTGGCCATTGCCATCGATGTGGCTTCTAACGAGTTGTTCGACGAGAAAACGAAAAAATATAGCGTCGACGGACGCGAACTCAGCTCGCAGGAAATGGTCGATTTTCTCGCCGGCTGGCTGGCGAAATACCCGATTGTTTCCATCGAGGACGCCTTCTCCGAAGACGATTGGGAAGGCTGGAAAATGCTCAGCCAGCGCTTGGGCGACAAGGTGCAACTGGTCGGTGACGATCTGTTCGTCACCAACACCAAGCGGTTCCAGCGCGGCATCGACGAGCACATTGCCAACAGCATTCTCATCAAGTTGAACCAAATCGGCACGCTGACGGAAACCATCGAGTGCATTCAACTCGCCGCGCGCAACGGCTACACCAGCATTGTCAGCCACCGCAGCGGCGAAACCGAAGACAGCACCCTGGCCGATTTGGCCGTTGCCTTGGGCACCGGGCAAAT